One Microplitis mediator isolate UGA2020A chromosome 3, iyMicMedi2.1, whole genome shotgun sequence DNA segment encodes these proteins:
- the LOC130665838 gene encoding uncharacterized protein LOC130665838: MLIILFFILPVSVYADQCMSNELKLSMPEECTRKCTKDEPPKICYYFFSLELFPALSNACELCKPTTTQGLKNKPECACILVDGIERTVFSVNRMIPGPQIQVCKNDYIVVDVENMAEGIATTMHWHGLYQKSYQHYDGVPFVTQCPIESFDTFRYQFAAAQSGTYFWHSHVAVHRLDGQYGPLIIREPKEDDPSAQYYDFDEPEHVILISDWMHELATERFPGLRHRWSGQSPKNILINGRGTYKSEDGTETEIELATFDVKPNARYRFRLINAFTSVCLAQFNIEDHQLLLIAQDGVNVEPVNVDTIVIGSGERIDFVINTNNTDVKTYWIQVRGLGECQETEVNQLAKLQYQGSDQQDTDPGDPPTYSDGLTRGILYNPLDASCNPEEGTICPSNLKTADPFDQEILKVEPDVQIRLPFWFHNYNETDTFDILYNPDPEKYAEYFLAARENPLVSVVDDVIFKSPSAPPLTEPEGQNYFCDGPDSDYCKAKNTTMHCSCTHVRNIPLNSIVEVVIYDRTPLPWMIHPFHLHGGHFHVFEIGSLPDQKNLSEEDIEKVMTKHRERLVNKSYERPSAKDSVLVPQGGWVIFRFHADNPGYWLFHCHFDWHAITGMELIFHVGSDSDLPPTPPNFPRCGSFKPPICFNP; the protein is encoded by the exons atgttaataattttattttttattctgccTGTTTCTGTTTATGCTGACCAATGCATGAGCAATGAATTAAAACTGAGCATGCCCGAAGAGTGCACGCGAAAATGCACCAAAGATGAGCCGCCGAAAATCtgctactattttttttcactagaaTTATTCCCCGCTCTCagcaa TGCATGCGAACTGTGTAAACCGACAACGACACAAGGATTGAAAAACAAACCAGAGTGTGCGTGTATTCTAGTTGATGGAATCGAGCGGACGGTTTTTTCAGTCAATCGAATGATACCCGGTCCTCAAATACAA gTCTGCAAAAATGATTACATAGTAGTGGACGTCGAAAATATGGCAGAGGGTATCGCAACGACCATGCACTGGCACGGGTTATATCAGAAAAGTTATCAGCATTACGACGGAGTTCCCTTTGTGACGCAGTGTCCAATCGAGTCTTTCGATACATTTCGGTACCAGTTTGCAGCCGCCCAATCGGGAACTTACTTCTGGCATTCTCACGTCGCGGTCCATCGGCTAGACGGACAATACGGTCCGCTGATAATCCGCGAGCCAAAGGAAGACGACCCGAGTGCTCAGTACTACGACTTTGATGAACCGGAGCACGTCATCCTCATCAGCGATTGGATGCACGAGCTGGCTACCGAACGTTTTCCCGGACTGCGTCATCGGTGGTCAGGTCAAagtccaaaaaatattttaatcaacgGCCGCGGGACTTATAAA tcagaAGATGGAACCGAGACCGAAATCGAACTGGCAACGTTTGACGTTAAACCAAATGCCAGATACCGTTTTCGATTGATAAATGCCTTCACATCAGTGTGTCTAGCGCAGTTCAACATCGAAGATCATCAATTACTATTGATTGCTCAAGACGGAGTTAATGTCGAGCCGGTTAATGTTGACACTATTGTAATTGGATCTGGCGAACGCATCGATTTTGTAATAAACACAAACAACACCGATGTTAAGACCTACTGGATACAAGTACGCGGGCTAGGAGAGTGTCAAGAGACCGAAGTTAACCAATTGGCAAAGCTCCAGTATCAAGGCTCTGATCAACAAGATACTGACCCCGGCGACCCTCCGACCTACTCCGATGGATTAACGCGTGGAATA CTCTACAATCCACTAGACGCGTCATGTAATCCCGAGGAGGGAACGATCTGCcctagtaatttaaaaactgcCGATCCATTTGACCAAGAAATTCTAAAGGTCGAACCAGATGTTCAAATTCGCTTACCATTTTGGTTCCATAATTACAATGAGACCGATACTTTTGATATATTATACAATCCAGATCCAGAAAAATATGCTGAGTATTTTC TTGCTGCGCGAGAAAATCCATTAGTAAGCGTAGTTGAtgatgtaattttcaaatcacCCAGCGCGCCTCCATTAACGGAACCCGAGGGCCAAAATTATTTCTGCGACGGCCCGGACTCTGATTACTGCAAAGCAAAGAATACAACAATGCATTGTTCATGCACCCACGTTAGGAATATTCCTCTCAATTCCATCGTCGAAGTTGTAATCTACGACAGAA CTCCGCTGCCTTGGATGATTCATCCGTTTCATCTACACGGCGGACACTTCCACGTCTTCGAGATTGGAAGTCTTCCAGATCAGAAAAACCTCTCGGAGGAAGACATAGAAAAAGTAATGACCAAACATCGCGAGCGTCTGGTCAATAAATCTTACGAAAGACCTTCCGCTAAAGATTCTGTGCTCGTGCCACAAGGCGGCTGGGTTATTTTTCGCTTCCACGCAGATAATCcag GGTACTGGCTGTTCCATTGTCACTTTGACTGGCACGCAATAACTGGAatggaattaatttttcatgttgGATCCGATTCCGATTTACCACCAACGCCACCGAATTTTCCACGATGCGGTTCATTCAAACCTCCCATTTGTTTCAATCCTTAA
- the LOC130665190 gene encoding uncharacterized protein LOC130665190 has translation MDGVTMITQCPILPFTSFRYDFKPDSNGTYFYHAHSIYQQADGLHGALIVNSPSDDQNLQNTFILSAKSDHISPLSSSQSAPIALTINGKINNAEWTVQRQQLSSAVNKRQYFLPACIFHRRAAINHKTLKSR, from the exons ATGGACGGCGTCACAATGATAACCCAGTGTCCAATTCTCCCGTTCACCAGCTTCCGGTATGACTTTAAGCCCGACAGTAATGGAACTTATTTCTATCACGCCCACTCAA tttATCAACAAGCCGACGGTTTGCACGGAGCTCTGATAGTTAACTCCCCGTCAGACGACCAGAATCtacaaaatacttttattctaTCAGCAAAATCAGATCATATCTCGCCGCTATCGTCCTCTCAATCGGCTCCAATCGCTTTGACAATAAACGGCAAG ATCAATAATGCAGAGTGGACCGTCCAGAGGCAACAATTATCGTCTGCGGTTAATAAACGCCAATATTTTCTGCCCGCTTGCATTTTTCATCGACGAGCAGCCATAAatcataaaactttaaaatcccGTTAG